In Thermus aquaticus, the sequence ATGGCCCAGTAGGCCTCCTTCCGGAAGGCCAGGACCTGGCCGTTGGCCAGGCGCAGGGCCTCCAGGGCGGGGTGGGGCAGGAAGGAGAGGAGCCCGTTCATGACGAAGGCCTCCACCACCCCCTCCTGCCGGGGCAGGGCCGAGACCAGGTCCTTGCCCTCCAGGGCGGAAAGGAGCCCCCCCAAGGCCCCTTCCTCCCAGAGGACATCGGCGTCGGTGAAGACCAGGACCTCCCCTCGGGCCGCTTGGGCCAGCTGCCAAGAGGCCCAGTTCTTCCCCCGCCAGCCCGGGGGGAGGGGCTTCCCGCGGAGGAGGCGGAAGCCGGGATGCCCCCCGGCCACCTCCTGGGCTACCCGGGCCGTCTCGTCTTCGGAGAGGTCGTCCAGGACCAGGACCTCGAGGGCCCCCTGGTGGAGGAGGGTGGGGAGGGTGCGCCTCAGGTTTTCCGCCTCGTTCCGGGCGGGGACCAGGATGGAGGCCGTGGGCCTTTCCGGCGTGGGGCCCGGGCGGAGGCGGGGAAAGCGGAGGAGGTTATGGAGGAGGGCGAGCCACCTCATGAGGAGGAAGAGAAAGACCCCGAAGAAGAAGTCGCCCATCAGCGAAAAAGCCTCACCAGGGGGCTTAGCCTTTCCTCCAGGCTCCGCCTTCCCTTTAGGACCTCCCGGAAGCCCTCCGGGGTCTTTCTGGGGTGGGTGCGCCTTAAGGTCTCGTCCAGCTCCTGAAGAAGCCCCCTTAGCGCCCCTTCCAGGTCCACGTCCGGGGAAAGGGGCGGGGCCACCAGGAGAAAGGCCTCGGGGTGCTCAAACCCCCTGAGGACTACCCGGCAGGCCACGGGGAGGAGGGGAACCCCAGCCCGCCTCGCCAGCCAGGCCGCACCAGGCTTCAAGGGGCCCAGGGGCCCGGGGTAGCGCATCTCCCCTTCGGGAAAAAGGGCCACCCAGGCCCCCTCCTTAAGGCGCCTCAGGGCCTCCCGGACCCGCCTGGCCTCGAGGGCCCCAAGGAGCCTAAGCACCGGGAAGGCCTTCAGGTTCTCCTCGGCCACCAGGAGGCTGGCCGACCGCCTCTCTCGCCTGGAAAGAAACCAGACCAGGTGGCCGTCAAAGAAGCTGTGGTGGTTCATGGCCAGCACCAGAGGCCCCTTGGGCACCTCCCCCTTCAGGTACACGCCCCGGAGGCTTCCCTTGAGGCTTAGGAGCAGAAATCCCCCCACGATGGCGGAGAGGAGCTTCCCCAAAGGCCTTTCCTGAAGGGCCTCCATGGGGGCTATTTTAGGCGCCTCAGGGCCTCGGGGTGCCAGGCCAGAAGGAGGCCCTGGACCACGGCCAGGTTGGTGAAGAGGAAAAAGAGCATCTCCTCTAGAGGAAGCCCCGCCAGGCCCAGGCCCAGGGTATATTCCTTGGAAATCCACCAGATCCCTTCCCGGGTAATGGCGTAAAAGTCGGCGAACCAGAGGTAGAGGGTGGGGAGGGCCGTCCCCAGGAGGAGGGGTTTCCGCCAGGCCACAAGGAGGTCCCCCCCAAAGGCCCACTGCAGGACGAAGACGGGGGCGAAGTAGGCCAGGATCAGGCCCAGGTAGAGGTACTCGCCCCCAAGGGCCAGGAGCATCACCCCCAAGGCGGCGACGAGGAGCCAGAACCCTCCCCCCACCACCCGGAAGAGGCCCGGCCCCCCCGGGGGCGGAGCCCCCGCCAGCCGCAAGAGGAGGGCCCCGGTGAGGAGAGGCTGGAGGACGAAAAAAAGGTACTCCTCCAGGGGCACGTAGCCGATGCGGAGGAGGACCCGGCCCTCGGGGTAGCCCCAGACCCCCCGGTAGACCAGGAAGTTGTCCCAGGGGGTGGTGTAGAGGAGGGCGATGAGGGGCATGAGGAGGTAGGCCCAAAGCCTAGGGGGCCTGGGCCTGGTCCAGAGGAGGAGGAGAAGGAGTGGGGGAAGGATAAAGACCAGGTGGAACTCCAGGTAGGTCATGCCCGCACCTCCAGGGGCTTGGGGGTTGCCCAGAGCCCCCCTTCCGGCCTCAGGGTCACCTGGGCCAGGACCCGGGGGGTGGGGAGGGGGTCCAGGCGGAAGCGGCGGAAGAAGGCCCCTAGGACGACGGGGCCTTCCAGGAGGGCGAAGTCCCGGCCCAGGCAGAGCCTCTGCCCTAGGCCGAAGGGGAAGTACCGCCCCGAGGGCGTGCCCTTCTCCTCCAGGAAGCGCTCCGGCCGGAAACTCTCGCCGTCGGGGAAGTAAAGCCTCTGGGTCACGTAGGGGGAGAGGACCAGGGTGGTGCCTGGGGGAAGGGTCGTTCCGTCCAGGGCGAAGGGGCCTTCCGCCTTGCGGGTCAGGATCCAGGCCGGCGGGAAGAGGCGCAGAGCCTCCTGGAAGGCGGCCAGGGCGGCTTCCTCGCTCTTGGCCACCCGGCTTTGCCACTCGGGGTGGTGGGAGAGGAGGTAAAGGGACCAGGTGAGGGCGCTGGCCACGGTCTCGTGCCCGGCCACCAGGAGGGTCACGGCTTCGGCGAGGGCCCTTTCCCGGGGGAGGTGGGAGAGGGGTGGGTGGCCTATTAGGGCCTCGGCCTCCCGGTAAAGGGCGGCCTTGGCTCTTTGAAAGCGGGCCTCTTGGAAGGGGTTGAGGAGGGCAAGGGGGGAGCGGGTTTGGGCCATGACGCGGTCCAGGGCTTCCAGGGAAAGCTCCGCCAGCCTTGGGGAAAGGGGCCTGCCGAAAAGGGCTACCCCGAGAAGCCTCAGGGAGAGGGCCAGCATCTCGTGGTCCAGGTCCCGCACCTCTTCCCGCCAGGGGGCGAAGAAGGCCTCGGCCTCGGCCTCCATGGCCGGGCGGTACTCCCGCACCGCCTTGGGAAGGAAGGGGTCTTTGAGGGCCTTGCGGGCCTCCTTCCAGCCCTTGCCCCAGTCGGTGAGGAGGCCCCTGCCGGTGAGGCGGGCGAGGGCCCGGTACTGGAAGGTGGCCTTGGTGAGCCCTTCTGCCAGAAGGACCCTCTCCACGCCTTCGGGGTCAAAGACCAGGGCCAGAGGGAGGCCCGGCAGGGGCAGGAAGAGGCGGGGGTGGGCCCGACCCCACTCCAGGAGGACGGCGAGGGGGTCCTGCTGGAGACGCTTCAGGTGGGGCAGGGCCTCCTTGAGGTCTAAGCGCTCCATGGGGCCAAGATACCCTAGCGGCGGATGACGGGGCAGAACCCCGTGCGGGCCATCACCAGGGCCAAGACCGCCAGGCCCAGGAAGAGGAGCTTTTCCTCGTGAAAGGAGGCCAGGAGGAGGAAGAGGCTCGCCAGGCCGTAACGGAAGAGGGCGATGGTCCTCAGAGTCCTTTGGGGGTCGCGCACCTTGAACATAACCCTAGGATAGGGGAGGGGGTATGGGGAAGTGGGCTTCCCGCTACGTTATTAGGCCTTTGGCCAGGGCCAGGTAGCGCCTTCGGGCCTCCGCCAGGTCCACCACGGGGTCCTTGGGCTCGTAGGAGGGATATTCCGGGGCGAAGCGCCGGAGCCAGGCCCCGTCCGGGTCGTGGCGCCGGCCCTGCTCCACCAGGTTGAAGACGCGGAAGTAGGGGGCGGCGTCCACCCCCAGGCCCCCCGCCCACTGCCAGCCCTGGAGGTTCACCGCCCGGTCCCCGTCCAGGAGGAGGTGGCGGAAGGCCTCCTCTGCCTTCTGCCAGGGGAGGAGGAGGTACTTGACGGCGAACTGGGCCACGGCCATCCGGGCCCGGTTGGAGAGGGAGCCGGTGGCCTGGAGCTCCCGCATGGCGGCGTCCACCAGGGGCACCCCGGTCTTCCCCAGGTACCAGGCCTGAAAGAGCTCCTCGTCCTCCGTCCAGGGCAGGGCCTCAAAGCGGGCGTCCAGGGCCCTTTGGGCCATCTCGGGGAAGTGGTAGAGGAGGTGGTAGGAGAAGTCCCGCCAGAGGAGCTCCGCCACCCACTTCCTGGCCCCCTCGCCTCCCCGCCTCAGGGCCTCCCAGGCCGCCTCTCGGGGGCTGAGGACCCCCGGGGCGAAGTAGGGGGAGAGCCTCGAGCCCCCCTCCCCGTCCAGGCGGTTCCGCTCCAGGGGATAGCGGGGGAGCCGGGTGTCCAAGAAGGCCTGGAGCCTAGCCCAGGCGGCTTCTTCCCCGGGCTGGGGCAGGGGGAGGCCGGGGTCCTCCTGGGGAATCTCTCCTTCCTCCGGGGCCTGGGGCAGGGCCTCGGGGGCGGGGAGGGGCGGGTCCAGGCCCTGGAAGTTCCGGCTGAAGGGGGTGTAGACCCGGTGGGCCCGGGGGAGGTCCGGGGGGATGAGGTGGGGGGCGGGGAGGAGGTGGAGGGGGACGCCCAAGGCCGCCTCCGTCCTCGCATCCCGGTAGCGGCCGTAGGGGGTGTAGCTTTTGAGGGCGTAGACCGCCTTGGCCTTCAGCCTTCGGGCCACCTCCGGCACCCGCTCCCAGGGGAGGCCCTCCACCACCCACAGCGCCCCGCCCCGCTCCCGGTAGGCGGCCCTGAGGGCGCGGACGTTCTCCAAAAACCAGGCCCGCCGCCTGGGGGAGGTCCTCAGGTTGTTGGGGTCCAGGACCACCAGGCCCACCAGGGGCCCCTGGGATAGGGCCTGAAGGAGGGCGGGGTGGTCCTTGAGGCGCAGGTCGCCCCGGTGCCAGACCAGGTTCATGGCCGCGCCGCCAGTAGGGCCTTGGGGAGGAGCAAAAGCCTCTCCCAGGGCTTGAGGTGGGCCCGGCGCCTCAGGTTGTCGTACCCCTGGAGGCGGAGCTTGTCCAGGATGCCCTGGTACTGCAAGGCGGCCAGGGCGATGGCGGCCCGCCCCACCTGGAGGTGGCGGAGCCCCTCCAGGCCCTCCCGGTAAAGGGCCCGGGCCTTGGCCTCCAGGTGGGCCATGAGGGCCCGGTAGCCGGGGGTGATGTGGCCTTCCCGAAGGTCTTCCAGCTTCACCCCATAGGCCTCCAACAGGTCCAGGGGCAGGTAGAGCCGGTCCCGGGCCAGGTCCTCCCCCACGTCCCGCAGGATGTTGGTGAGCTGCATGGCCTGGCCCAGGCGGATGGCCTTGGCCTCGGCCTCGAGGGTCCCCCCGGCGATGGGGGCCATCATCCGGCCCACGGTGCCCGCCACCCGGTAGCAGTAGGTGAATAGCTCTTCCTCGGTCTTCAGGCGCACGGGGCCCAGGTCGGTGAGGAAGCCCTCCTTCATGTGGGCGAAGGCCTCAAAGGGGATGGGCCAGCGCTCCAGGGCCCAGGTGAGGCCCCGCTCCCAGTTCTCCCGGGGCCTTCCGGCGTAGGCCCGCTCCACCCCTTCCCACCAGGCCTCAAGGGCCTCCTCGCCCCCGCCTTCCCCGTCCACGGCCTCGTCCCCCAGGCGGCAGGCGGCGTAGACCGCCCAAGCCCCCTTCCTGGCCTCCGGGGGAAAGAGGCGGCTTCCCAAGTAAAAGGTGGCGGAGTGGGCCCGGATCACCCGGGAGAGGGCGTTCCAGTCGGGCTCCATATAGCCTCCACTTTCAGGATACTTCAGGAAAGAGACCTTTGCCCCGGCCACACTCGGCCGAGGTGAACCAAAGCTTGA encodes:
- a CDS encoding lysophospholipid acyltransferase family protein, which gives rise to MEALQERPLGKLLSAIVGGFLLLSLKGSLRGVYLKGEVPKGPLVLAMNHHSFFDGHLVWFLSRRERRSASLLVAEENLKAFPVLRLLGALEARRVREALRRLKEGAWVALFPEGEMRYPGPLGPLKPGAAWLARRAGVPLLPVACRVVLRGFEHPEAFLLVAPPLSPDVDLEGALRGLLQELDETLRRTHPRKTPEGFREVLKGRRSLEERLSPLVRLFR
- a CDS encoding cytochrome P450, with amino-acid sequence MERLDLKEALPHLKRLQQDPLAVLLEWGRAHPRLFLPLPGLPLALVFDPEGVERVLLAEGLTKATFQYRALARLTGRGLLTDWGKGWKEARKALKDPFLPKAVREYRPAMEAEAEAFFAPWREEVRDLDHEMLALSLRLLGVALFGRPLSPRLAELSLEALDRVMAQTRSPLALLNPFQEARFQRAKAALYREAEALIGHPPLSHLPRERALAEAVTLLVAGHETVASALTWSLYLLSHHPEWQSRVAKSEEAALAAFQEALRLFPPAWILTRKAEGPFALDGTTLPPGTTLVLSPYVTQRLYFPDGESFRPERFLEEKGTPSGRYFPFGLGQRLCLGRDFALLEGPVVLGAFFRRFRLDPLPTPRVLAQVTLRPEGGLWATPKPLEVRA
- a CDS encoding glycosyltransferase; amino-acid sequence: MMGDFFFGVFLFLLMRWLALLHNLLRFPRLRPGPTPERPTASILVPARNEAENLRRTLPTLLHQGALEVLVLDDLSEDETARVAQEVAGGHPGFRLLRGKPLPPGWRGKNWASWQLAQAARGEVLVFTDADVLWEEGALGGLLSALEGKDLVSALPRQEGVVEAFVMNGLLSFLPHPALEALRLANGQVLAFRKEAYWAMGGHRAVREEVLEDVALARRAGRYGLYLGVALFRVRMYRGYGEALKGFAKNFLDIHLKNPAVLLGSAFYHLALYTLPWLLGRFDLGLLGLLERLAVQLVLKGPLLPALLTPLAPLLLMPVYLRALLPGKTWKGRPL
- the phr gene encoding deoxyribodipyrimidine photo-lyase, yielding MNLVWHRGDLRLKDHPALLQALSQGPLVGLVVLDPNNLRTSPRRRAWFLENVRALRAAYRERGGALWVVEGLPWERVPEVARRLKAKAVYALKSYTPYGRYRDARTEAALGVPLHLLPAPHLIPPDLPRAHRVYTPFSRNFQGLDPPLPAPEALPQAPEEGEIPQEDPGLPLPQPGEEAAWARLQAFLDTRLPRYPLERNRLDGEGGSRLSPYFAPGVLSPREAAWEALRRGGEGARKWVAELLWRDFSYHLLYHFPEMAQRALDARFEALPWTEDEELFQAWYLGKTGVPLVDAAMRELQATGSLSNRARMAVAQFAVKYLLLPWQKAEEAFRHLLLDGDRAVNLQGWQWAGGLGVDAAPYFRVFNLVEQGRRHDPDGAWLRRFAPEYPSYEPKDPVVDLAEARRRYLALAKGLIT
- a CDS encoding lycopene cyclase domain-containing protein — its product is MTYLEFHLVFILPPLLLLLLWTRPRPPRLWAYLLMPLIALLYTTPWDNFLVYRGVWGYPEGRVLLRIGYVPLEEYLFFVLQPLLTGALLLRLAGAPPPGGPGLFRVVGGGFWLLVAALGVMLLALGGEYLYLGLILAYFAPVFVLQWAFGGDLLVAWRKPLLLGTALPTLYLWFADFYAITREGIWWISKEYTLGLGLAGLPLEEMLFFLFTNLAVVQGLLLAWHPEALRRLK
- a CDS encoding phytoene/squalene synthase family protein; amino-acid sequence: MEPDWNALSRVIRAHSATFYLGSRLFPPEARKGAWAVYAACRLGDEAVDGEGGGEEALEAWWEGVERAYAGRPRENWERGLTWALERWPIPFEAFAHMKEGFLTDLGPVRLKTEEELFTYCYRVAGTVGRMMAPIAGGTLEAEAKAIRLGQAMQLTNILRDVGEDLARDRLYLPLDLLEAYGVKLEDLREGHITPGYRALMAHLEAKARALYREGLEGLRHLQVGRAAIALAALQYQGILDKLRLQGYDNLRRRAHLKPWERLLLLPKALLAARP